A window of the Planctomycetaceae bacterium genome harbors these coding sequences:
- a CDS encoding ATP-binding protein — protein sequence MTASLQESTSTLAFARQAEASVQPVAVGELLQELQTLLQSDLDARNLVLETSGLNDPTTVLADRDQLRQVLFNLLQNAIAFAPEGSSIAVSLSKSGQVGNVSPGSFRSGTGAADEIIDSLFEPYVTKRPGGTGLGLSIGSSHCGRS from the coding sequence GTGACCGCGTCACTGCAAGAATCAACCAGTACCCTGGCGTTTGCTCGACAGGCGGAAGCCAGCGTTCAACCGGTCGCGGTCGGAGAACTACTCCAGGAACTGCAGACGCTGCTTCAGTCGGATCTGGACGCTCGCAACCTGGTGCTGGAAACCTCCGGTCTGAATGATCCGACAACCGTTCTGGCTGATCGAGACCAGTTACGACAGGTACTGTTCAACCTGCTGCAAAACGCCATCGCCTTCGCGCCGGAAGGAAGTTCCATTGCGGTATCGCTGTCGAAGTCCGGGCAAGTGGGGAATGTTTCGCCTGGAAGTTTCAGATCAGGGACTGGTGCGGCTGACGAAATCATTGATTCGCTGTTTGAACCTTACGTGACGAAACGTCCGGGCGGAACCGGTCTGGGTTTATCGATTGGTTCGTCGCATTGCGGTCGCTCATGA